A single genomic interval of Prunus dulcis chromosome 5, ALMONDv2, whole genome shotgun sequence harbors:
- the LOC117628421 gene encoding protein NO VEIN-like, with product MATPRGHIEEIRKKKFSIGADALNPLTEDLHQAIKTLSAELYAKDVHFLMELIQNAEDNEYAEGVDPSLEFVITSRDITATGAPATLLVFNNEKGFSPENIESICSIGRSTKKGNRNRGYIGEKGIGFKSVFLITAHPYVFSNGYQIRFSEDPCVHCNLGYVVPEWVDTNPNFSDIKQLYGSGSASALPTTTLILPLKADKVQPVKQQLSSIHRELLLFLSKIKKLSVREDNGDPSLNTVSAIEIASETNFVTRKNIDAQSYTVHLSAEESSNAAENECSYYMWKQKFPVRQECRVEKRMEVDEWVITLAFPIGEHFHRGTSSPGVYAFLPTEMVTNFPFIIQADFLLASSRETILLDNIWNKGILDCVPTAFVNAFISLVRSVEDAPVSSLHRIFKFLPVQSSSYEALNVIRESIKAKLVEENVVQENF from the exons ATGGCGACACCGAGAGGGCACATAGAAGAGATAAGGAAGAAAAAGTTCTCCATAGGAGCAGATGCACTCAACCCTTTAACTGAGGATCTTCACCAGGCTATCAAGACTCTCTCTGCTGAACTCTATGCCAAAGATGTTCACTTCCTCATGGAACTCATCCag AATGCAGAAGATAATGAGTACGCAGAGGGGGTTGATCCATCACTTGAGTTTGTCATTACATCCAGGGATATAACAGCCACGGGGGCCCCTGCCACATTGCTGGTTTTCAACAATGAGAAAGGATTTTCTCCAGAAAACATAGAGTCTATTTGCAGTATTGGTCGGTCCACCAAGAAAGGCAACAGGAATCGCGGTTATATTGGGGAGAAAG GAATTGGGTTCAAAAGTGTGTTTCTGATCACTGCACACCCTTATGTTTTCAGCAATGGATATCAAATAAGGTTCAGTGAAGATCCTTGTGTGCATTGCAATCTCGGGTACGTAGTTCCTGAATGGGTTGACACAAACCCTAATTTTTCTGACATAAAACAGTTATATGGTTCTGGTTCTGCTTCTGCTCTTCCCACCACAACACTGATCTTACCTCTAAAGGCTGACAAGGTCCAGCCTGTGAAGCAGCAGCTCTCAAGCATACACCGTGAGCTTCTGTTGTTTCTTTCAAAGATTAAGAAGCTCTCAGTGAGGGAAGACAATGGCGATCCAAGTCTCAACACTGTAAGTGCAATTGAGATAGCAAGTGAGACTAACTTTGTGACCAGAAAGAACATTGATGCGCAGTCCTACACCGTCCATCTCTCTGCAGAAGAAAGTAGCAATGCGGCTGAAAATGAATGCAGCTATTATATGTGGAAGCAGAAGTTTCCTGTCAGGCAGGAATGCAGAGTGGAGAAGAGAATGGAGGTAGATGAGTGGGTGATCACGCTTGCATTTCCAATCGGAGAACACTTTCATAGAGGAACAAGCTCACCCGGGGTCTATGCCTTCCTTCCAACCGAGATGGTGACAAACTTTCCCTTCATAATTCAAGCTGATTTTCTTCTTGCGTCATCAAGGGAAACAATTCTCCTGGACAACATATGGAATAAGGGTATTCTTGATTGTGTCCCCACTGCATTTGTTAATGCATTTATCTCACTTGTTAGATCCGTTGAAGATGCTCCAGTGTCTAGTTTGCATCGTATATTCAAGTTTCTGCCTGTCCAGAGCTCTTCCTATGAAGCATTGAATGTTATCAGAGAGTCGATAAAGGCAAAACTTGTTGAAGAAAACGTTGTCCAGGAAAACTTCTGA